The following coding sequences are from one Devosia yakushimensis window:
- a CDS encoding ABC transporter ATP-binding protein, whose protein sequence is MGSIQLSHVNKSFGEVQVIPDISLEINDGEFVVFVGPSGCGKSTLLRLIAGLEDTTSGTILLDGQDMTKAPPARRGLAMVFQSYALYPHMTVRDNIAFPLKMAKASKEVIDQKVEYAARTLNLSSYLDRRPRALSGGQRQRVAIGRAIVREPKAFLFDEPLSNLDAALRVNMRLEITELHQQLKTTMIYVTHDQVEAMTMADRIVVLNAGNVEQFGSPLDLYNKPANRFVAGFIGSPKMNFVDGPEAAKHNAHAIGVRPEHFKLSREQQAGAWRGKVSVAEQLGSDTFLHVQVEGLGLMTIRTDGDQTFEHGDDVYLTPDQTRIYRFDAAGKAI, encoded by the coding sequence ATGGGTTCCATCCAACTCTCCCACGTCAACAAGTCCTTCGGCGAAGTCCAGGTCATCCCGGACATTTCACTTGAGATCAATGATGGCGAATTCGTCGTCTTCGTCGGGCCATCCGGTTGCGGCAAGTCCACTCTGCTCCGCCTCATCGCCGGGCTCGAAGACACCACATCCGGCACCATCCTGCTCGACGGCCAGGACATGACCAAGGCGCCACCGGCGCGCCGGGGCCTCGCCATGGTGTTCCAGTCCTATGCGCTCTATCCCCACATGACCGTGCGCGACAACATCGCCTTCCCGCTCAAAATGGCCAAGGCATCAAAGGAAGTGATCGACCAGAAGGTCGAATACGCCGCCCGCACGCTCAACCTTTCTTCCTATCTCGACCGCCGCCCGCGCGCCCTGTCCGGCGGCCAGCGCCAGCGCGTCGCCATCGGCCGTGCCATCGTGCGCGAGCCCAAGGCATTCCTGTTCGATGAGCCCCTGTCCAATCTCGACGCCGCCCTGCGCGTCAACATGCGCCTCGAAATCACCGAACTGCACCAGCAGCTCAAGACCACGATGATCTATGTAACCCACGATCAGGTAGAGGCCATGACAATGGCCGACCGCATCGTCGTGCTGAACGCGGGTAATGTGGAGCAATTCGGCTCCCCGCTCGATCTCTACAACAAACCCGCCAATCGCTTCGTCGCCGGCTTTATCGGCTCGCCAAAAATGAACTTCGTCGATGGCCCCGAAGCCGCCAAGCACAATGCCCATGCCATCGGCGTCCGCCCCGAACATTTCAAGCTCAGCCGGGAGCAACAGGCCGGCGCCTGGAGGGGCAAGGTCAGTGTCGCCGAACAATTGGGCAGCGACACGTTCCTGCACGTCCAGGTTGAGGGCCTGGGCCTCATGACCATCCGCACCGATGGCGACCAGACTTTTGAGCACGGCGACGATGTGTATCTGACGCCCGATCAAACCCGCATCTATCGGTTCGACGCGGCCGGCAAGGCGATCTAG
- a CDS encoding carbohydrate ABC transporter permease, with protein MARTVSTQTRIGFTALAWIVALLLFSPILWTILTAFKTEAEAIAARPTFLPETFTLENFSAVQDRSDYIKHAINSILVSVGSTLLGLAIAIPAAWAMAFAPTKRTKDVLMWMLSTKMMPAVGVLIPIYLIFRDLRLLDTVHGLTLIMTLINLPIIIWMLYTYFKEIPVDILEAARMDGAELWNEIVHVLVPMAVPGIASTLLLNVILAWNEAFWTITLTSGRAGTLTAFISSFSSPQGLFLAKLSAASLLAIAPILLMGWFSQKQLVRGLTFGAVK; from the coding sequence ATGGCCCGCACCGTCTCCACCCAGACCCGGATCGGCTTCACCGCCCTCGCCTGGATTGTCGCGCTCCTGCTGTTCTCGCCCATCCTGTGGACGATCCTCACCGCGTTCAAAACCGAGGCCGAAGCCATTGCCGCCCGGCCCACCTTCTTGCCCGAGACGTTCACGCTGGAAAACTTCTCGGCCGTGCAGGATCGCTCCGACTATATCAAGCATGCCATCAATTCGATCCTGGTCTCGGTGGGCTCCACCCTGTTGGGCCTGGCCATCGCCATCCCCGCCGCCTGGGCCATGGCCTTTGCGCCCACCAAGCGCACCAAGGACGTGCTGATGTGGATGCTCTCCACCAAGATGATGCCCGCCGTGGGCGTGTTGATCCCGATCTACCTGATCTTCCGCGACCTGCGCCTGCTCGATACCGTGCATGGCCTGACCCTGATCATGACGCTGATCAACCTGCCGATCATCATCTGGATGCTCTATACCTATTTCAAGGAAATCCCGGTCGATATCCTGGAAGCCGCCCGCATGGATGGCGCCGAGCTGTGGAACGAAATCGTCCACGTCCTCGTCCCCATGGCCGTCCCCGGCATTGCCTCGACGCTCCTGCTCAATGTGATCCTGGCCTGGAACGAAGCCTTCTGGACCATCACCCTGACCTCGGGCCGCGCCGGCACACTCACCGCCTTCATCTCCTCCTTCTCCTCGCCCCAGGGCCTCTTCCTCGCCAAACTCTCGGCCGCTTCGCTGCTGGCCATCGCGCCCATCCTGCTCATGGGCTGGTTCAGCCAGAAACAACTCGTCCGCGGCCTGACATTTGGAGCGGTGAAATGA
- a CDS encoding carbohydrate ABC transporter permease, with protein MATAQTRTLSRIMMAPAVIVLLIWMIVPLVMTLWFSFQNYSLINPMMTGFAGWANYIYVIGDPSFTQSLVNTLILVGGVLLITVIGGILLALLLDQPIWGQGILRILVISPFFVMPPVAALIWKNGFMHPGYGMLGHLWKAFGLQPVDWFNQYPLFSVIVIVAWQWLPFATLILLTALQSLSEEQREAAEMDGANALNRFYYIILPHMARAITIVILIQTIFLLGIFAEIRVTTGGGPGYASTNIAFLVFRTGILSNDIGAGSAGGVVAVIIANIVAFFLMRAVGKNLDA; from the coding sequence ATGGCCACCGCCCAAACCCGTACGCTCTCCCGCATCATGATGGCGCCTGCCGTCATCGTGCTGCTGATCTGGATGATCGTCCCGCTGGTGATGACCCTGTGGTTCAGCTTCCAGAACTATAGCCTGATCAACCCGATGATGACCGGCTTTGCCGGCTGGGCGAACTATATCTACGTCATCGGCGATCCCAGCTTCACCCAGTCGCTGGTCAATACCCTGATCCTGGTCGGCGGCGTGCTGCTGATCACCGTTATTGGCGGCATCCTGCTGGCGCTGCTGCTCGATCAGCCCATCTGGGGCCAGGGCATTTTGCGCATTCTGGTCATCTCGCCCTTCTTCGTCATGCCGCCCGTCGCGGCGCTAATCTGGAAGAACGGCTTCATGCATCCCGGCTATGGCATGCTGGGTCATCTGTGGAAGGCATTTGGCCTCCAACCCGTCGATTGGTTCAATCAATATCCGCTGTTTTCGGTGATCGTCATCGTCGCCTGGCAATGGCTGCCCTTCGCCACGCTGATCCTGCTGACCGCGCTGCAATCGCTGTCCGAAGAACAGCGCGAAGCCGCCGAAATGGACGGCGCCAATGCGCTCAACCGCTTCTACTATATCATCCTGCCGCATATGGCCCGGGCGATCACCATTGTCATCCTGATCCAGACCATCTTCCTGCTCGGCATTTTCGCTGAGATTCGCGTTACCACCGGCGGCGGCCCCGGCTATGCCTCCACCAATATCGCCTTCCTCGTGTTCCGCACCGGTATCCTCTCCAACGACATCGGCGCCGGTTCGGCCGGCGGCGTGGTGGCCGTCATCATCGCCAATATCGTCGCATTCTTCCTGATGCGCGCTGTTGGCAAGAACCTGGACGCTTAG